The Gammaproteobacteria bacterium DNA window CACCGGGTCCAAATTCATCATTCAGTGACAAATTGTTTACCAGTCCGACTACGCAGCCTTCATCGGCTGAAGCGGTATTGACAACACCCAAGACCAGGATCGCTGTGACGATCAACAGTACCTTTTTCATCAGAATATATCTCCGTTATTAAATTATTTTGGAGCGCAATCTATCCTACGACATTGTTTCGCACTTATAACTGTTTTCTAAAAAAACACTAAGAATTAAGCCAAGATAGTTAAAGGAAAAACAACGACATATTCCGGCAAGCAGCTCCGTACTTATACTTCATCCATATTACAAATACACGGCGTTATCCATGCAGATAAGACCATTAACGTGGCTTTCACCTAGCCTCGTCAACGCGGCGAATCCTAGTGAAATATAAAATCCCTGTCAACGAAATATTTCCGTTATCTGTCTCGAATTAATTTTTCGCATATCGCTACTGAAAAAGACAAAATAACCAACAATTATGGTTTGTCAATATCTCCAATTTTTCTCATCACGGTATCAATATTTTGTGGCTGCTGTAGTGAATATTTGATTTATATTTCTGACATCTAAAAATAAATACCTTAGTATTTCATTTTTTTTCATTTCACAGCGATTGCTAGCATGAAACTGTCTTGACGGTTTAAGTAGGCATTTTTACTTGAGTGTGATGTTAACTAGCCCATACTCGACAGCGTTTTCATAAATCGCTTTGGGTTGTCGCTAAATTCATCAAGTGCGTTCTGTACGCCGTTTTTTTTCATGTAGTCCAGTGAATGTTGGAATTCCGGAAGTTGCCTGCTCAGGCTGTTAGCATGTCTTGACAATTCTTCATCTCGCTCGTCAATTCCTCTTTCATGCAGAAAGTGTCTCGCCAGAATCACAGCGGCCGCCTCTGTCACCGTCTCACCGGAAAACCTCGCTATCGACTTCGCCTGTGCGCTATCCAATTTTTCTTTCAACTCACCCGCGTATTTCATCGCAGGGGTATGCGTAATCATGTGCAACAACTCGGAAAACGGCGATATCAGTGATGTCTCACCTCGGATAACATAAATGAGTCTCTGATCTGGATTGAAAATATCGCCTACGGAAGAATTCACGTAATGGATAGCGCGATTGACAGCTTGAGCATTAATCAAATGGGGTTCCAAAAGATGACCTTTTGCGTCAACCGCATTCACCCGCAAAACAAAATATGTGTGTTTTCCGACAAGCGCGTAGTCACCGTCAACATCATCGAAGTCCATATTGATGTCTAAACGCGCCCAACGCATATTCAATTCATCAATGTCACGAATGGTGTGATTTAAATACGTTTGAACCGACTGACAATATTCAATTAGTGGCTGCACAACAGAACTTTTATCAGGAACGCCATAGTGTTGATATGACCACGATAATCTATATTCTTCGTGCCATGCCTGGCCTGAGTTCATAAACTCCTCCTGCAAAACTCGGAGGGCATTCTGATACTCCGGCGTAGTCTCATCCATCGCGGGCAATGGCATCTCTCGATGCAATGCCACAAAGACCTCCTCTACATAAGGACCATCAATACGTGGTCCAAATCCACTTTTATCGACAAAAGGTAATTTTCGCGAAAATAATTTTTGTGTGGATTGTTGCGTGGCAAAACTGGTTGGGATGGGTGATATAAACGCTGCCAGACCTAGTCCCATTGCTTTGACTAGTCTTCTGCGGCTTATGAGGTCTGCCTGGTTCGCCATTCAACATGTCCCCCGATGTTAAATTGTTCAATGGAAACCCTGATGCACTCTGGTTTCACGCGATTTTTGGCAATACTGAATATCTTAACGACAGGCCTGCTTTCTCCTTTAATGCTGTCGCTTCTCGCATATAGTTACAGCTTGAATATAAAGACAATGACTACTTTTCTTGAGGAAATGATCTGCGCTTCCGTGCAACCATTAGTGTTGTCTCATCAAATTTTATGCCGGTTCACAAATTCTAATTCCCTTGTTTTTGCTTAACTAAATAGTTCTTTTGAATTAAGCAACACGCGCTATTTCATTCAAATAGTTAACTTTTTCGTCTTTGAACCGATAAAGAAACATCAGCTATGAACAATAGGTTTCACTCAAGATATGCAGGGGAGTTTGTGGTGTTAGTCCTTGTTAGTGGAAAAAGAATAACGGGAATGGTCTTAGTGGCTTTTTTCATTCTATTTCAAGCCGCTTTCGCCGAAACAAGCACGCCTGAGACAGCATCCAAAACCGATGCTGAAATCTTGAAATCTGCGAAACAACTGGTTCAACAAGGTGAATCGGAGCAGGCCTACAAGCTATTAATACCACTGGAAGAAGCGTACTCCGGTGAGCCCGCATATGACTATTTGTTAGGCGTCGCGGCACTGGATAGCGGCAATGCGAGTTACGCTGTATTCGCGCTTCAGCGAGCACTTGTCGTTAACACGAAGTTTGTTGGCGCAAAAATCGATCTGGGTCGTGCCTATTTCAAGCTTGGCGAATTTGACAATGCGGAAAAGGAATTCCAATCCGTACTTGCTGCCAAGCCCTCGCCGAAAGTGACGTCTTTTATCAATGACTACATCACACGCATCAAACAAGGAAATCCCGCACGGAATAAATACACGCTACAGCTATATATCGATAATAGTGCCGGTTACAGTTCCAATGCCAATAGCGCGACTGAGCTGGAGTCATTTCTCGGCCTGGATCTGTTGGATATCAATCGAAAATCACCGTCCCTGTTTTCATCCACAGGTGCCGGTATGAACTATAGCTATGCCATATTGCCAGCAATTTCAATGGTCGGTGTCATGAATGTTCATCGACGCGCCTATGAACAAACAAGTTTTATCGATAGCACAGCAATAGATGGCAGTTTGTCTCTACGTGGTCTATACGGCAAACACCTGCTCAATCTCACGTCTGGCTATTTCCGTTCATACATAGATCGTAACTACAGTGGCGACAACAAAAATGGCATGCTCTCCTGGATGTGGATGTTAACCAAGCAATTCAACATTACCAGTTTCTACCAGTTTTCCATGATACGCGCCGCGATTCCAGACTCGCCCACAGACACCAATACGCATACAGCGGTAATGTCTGCCTCGCTTGCCTCAGAACTCAGTTTTATTCCAAACATCAATGTGTCTCTCGTCGGTAGTAAGGCAATAGCCGAAGTTGCTGCATCTCCCTACGGACGACTCATGAATGGTGTTCAATTTTCACTCAGTAAATCATTGAAGAACGCGTACTCTCCAGTATTTGCATTGAGCGGGCGCGCGTTCATTAATGAATATGATGGTCTCTTTAACGGATTTGTTCGATCAGACGTTCAAAAAGGAATATCGGCGCAGATAACGCTTGTTCCCATTAGTTCAATCACGACCGGAATTACAGTGGGTTATAGTCAAAATACTTCCACTGTTTCCCTATTCTCTTATTCAGGATTCGAGGCGACGCTCAACGTCAGATGGGCATTCGACAAATGAGACATTTAAAAATCACGAAAACTCTTCGAATTGTTTTTATGCTAATTTTGTTTAGCGTAATGACAAATAGCGTCTTTGCTCAGCAGTCAGACGAGGCTATCGGAAAGTTCGTTTTCGTTATAGGTAATGTTTCAGTCGAAGACAGTCTTGGAAAAACACGAAAAGTAAAAAAGGGATCAGAGCTAAACGCTGGCGATGCCGTGGTTACCGGAAACAATGGCATGGCACAGATACGCATGATCGATAAGGCTTTCGTCTCTGTACGTAAGGAAAGTCGATTTGTAGTGGACAGCTACAACTTCGGAGTGCGCGCCGAGGAACGCGAGAGCAAACTCAAACTGGTCAAAGGTGGCTTTCGTACTATTACCGGCTTAATCGGTAAAACAAACCGAAACGGATACCAACTCAGTACACCCGTCGCCACGCTGGGCATACGTGGTACAGATTACGCTGTGAATCTTTCGCCTAAGGGCGATATTTTCGTCGGTGTACTTGCCGGTGGCGTGACGGTAAAAAACCGCGCCGGATCTCTCGATCTGAACCCCAATCAATACGCCCATGTAGAAACCGCAGATAAGGCACCGCGTAGCGTGCTCAAACCGGATTCTCTCCTCTTTGACAGCGAGTCATTCAAAAAGGAAAAAGAGGAACTGGAGGAGAACGAAAACACAGACTCTGCCGATGGAGACGCCAAGGAGTCCAATGCCGGCAAGGAGTCATCAACGTCGGAATCGGCCGACGACGATACCGACACTAATGAAAATAGTGACGAACAAAAAGCAACTACCTCTGCGCAGGCAGACGGCGATGAGTCTGAAGATGACACCACATCTGATTCCACGAAAAGCACCCAACAAACAGGTGCCAGCGATGACGTACAGGATGGTGATGACGATCAAACCACGGTAGCAACAAACGGCACAGATACGACATCCGGCTCGGAAACAGATTCATCATCTGTGTCTTCGGATACTGCGACGACGAACGACAGCACTGTTAGCGGGGAATTTGGATCAGACCTCAGTCTAAGCGAGGGAGAAAGTCTTACACTGGAGTCATCCAGCGGCGATTTGCTAGTCGGTTCAGACATGATGACGAATACAGGTGAAACATCGCCTGAAGCCACTCTGCTCGATGAATCCGCCGCCTTAAGCGATGTCGTAAAAGACGCAGGCACCGATGAGGCTCTGCAAGACGTATTGGAAAGCAATTTTAAAGAAGTCAGCGTTTCAAACACCGGCAAAAGACGCATGATACTCAGCGGCACTTCCTTACTCAATCCCAATGAGCTTGCGATAAACAATCAGGTAATTCCTGCAAGCAGCAACAGCTCAGGTCTTCTGACAGGCTTCTATATCACACGAGAACCTAGCCTGGGTTCACCAAATGTTGTGGAGACGATTTCAATCAACACTGCTGCGCAATTCGATGCGGGCCATGATCCGGAGACCAATCTGACATGGGGGCGCTGGGCCGAAGGCAGCGTGACGCAAACGCTAATGAATATATCTGAAACGAAAGATGTCAATCTGGGCGCCAATAGCCTGCATTGGATTTCGGGAATCGATAACTCTGAAATCACTTCGCTGCCAATTGAAGGCTCAGCCTCGTATCAACTGATCGGGAATACAAACCCTACCGATAATCATGGCAATGTGGGTGTACTCGGCAGTGCCACCCTGGATGTGAATTTCACCACCCAAACCGCAAAGAGCACATTAAATATTGGCATTAACAATCAATCCTGGAGCGGTAGCGCAAACGGACTCAACATCAGCAACGGCCAATTTTCCGGGAGTGTGTATGTACGCGCCACGGATAACGCGAGTGGTTCAACCGTTGTAGGCAGTGGTGCAATACTCGGTGGGTTCGTAGGACCAGTAGATACCAACACCAAGATTCCCGGCGGCGCGGCGATGTCATATCAGCTCAATGCGGCGCCAGCCCAGGTAGATACCAATGTTTCGGGTGTCGCAGCGTTTGGAGTTAAGAAGTAATGATGACAACGCATACAGCAATAAACTCTACCAGAAAATTCTTAGCTGCTTCAGTCGTAATTCTGATCTCGCTCACCTCTGCGTGTAATATCGATTTAGGCTCACCAGCGTCTGAAATCGAACAGCAGACACCTCAGAAAATCAGCGGCGCAGTAATCAAAGGCGCAGTGATTGGTGCAACCGTACGCATATTTAACCTGGATGCTTTTGGCAATATTAGCGGCGCTATGGTAGCGGAAACCGCGACGGACCTGAATGGAAAATGGCAGACTGAAGTCATCCCTTCTTCGACAACACGTTTGATAGAGGCCAGCGGTGGATATTTTATTGACGAGACCGATCCACAAACAGATATCAATCTAAAACGCAAAGTCACTCTCGCGGCGGGTCAAGTCATCTATGGATTACTTCCAGCGCAATCGAAGAGCGCGCCGGTCAGTATGCTGACCCATGCACTGTATATAAAAGTAAAAAACAATGTGGCCAAAGTCGGTACTTTTGAGCACGAATTTTCCAACATAAAAACCAACGCAACCACCGCACTTGGTTTCAATCCCTTTGTTGTCGTGCCTACAAACCCAATACAGCCGGACGCCACGGCAAGTGCGGAAGCGCTGAAGTACACCTTACTCATCGGTGGTCTGGCCCAGACCGGAAACAATATTGCCACGCGTGTCAATCGCGCCAAAATTGATTACGAAGTTTACTCCCGTCTGATTGATGATCTACAGGATTGTAAAGTCAACGGAAAGAAAAATTCGACAATACTGACCGTTACTAACGGACAACTGAATGTTATCATTCCCAGTGACGTAAGCGTCACTCAGCAGACGCGTATATTTGGAAATAACAATTATTACGCCTACCAGACTGTTCCCCTACCGACCTTCGATCTGTCTCCTGTGTGCCAGTTTACACCATTGGTTCACAGCGGTACGGATGAAGTCGTACTCAGTATCGATGGTCAAAAGGCGACGAAGTATCTTGAAACGCCGGATACCGGTAGCGCTGGCGATGTCATCATCAAGGGAACTTACGATAAAACGCTTGTTCCCGAAGCACTGACTGTATCACTTTTGCGCAACTTCAATGGAACGGACTACGCCACCCAACTCCATCTTTATATAAAAAGCACGACACCGGGTGAATACCAACTCGGTACGTCGGCTGATGCGAAATTTGTTTCCTCGGGCGCCACTTATAGCCATAGTCCTGGAAATACGGCGGGAACGATTATAGTCGACAATTACGGAATTGCGGGCGGCGACGTCATCGGAAGATATCAGTTCACGCTTTGCCGCGATGGTTATGACTGCACACTGAAGGCAAACATCAAAACTTTCGCCGGTCACTTTACTCTCAAGCGCGATGCGGACATCACAACGAAACCCGATGGCACTCAGGCCTTGCCGGTACTCATCAACCAAATACCTTATACGTCTACTGGAACGGGCACACTCTATTCTGCCGTTTCGGCAAGTTCCAGCTACTATCGCGTACAGACTTTCGCCAGAACACAGACTGTTATCACACTGGATAACCTCAGTGATGACATAGACCTTTATGTTTTCAATGATTCGGGATTCAGTGCATTAGTTTGTAGCTCAACGGGGCCACATGTTTCCACCGCCAGTTGTACAGCGCTAACGAATAGCGAAACCTATCTGTATGTACGCGTGGACTATGCCGGCTTGGGCACAGGTTCCAATTATGATATTTCTGTTGATTACCTAGACAGCGCGAGCATAGATGTCAATACAGGTGGCTCTACTACGTTTGTCGAAACTCAGTCCAATCCGGCGCTAGCAAACATTGGTGATGTTACCGTACGTGGTTTCTACAACCATGTAACGACGCCACAGCGTACCGAGTTGTGGCTACATCACAGTCACGACGGCATTACTTATCAGGGCGAGTTGATGCTAGCCTTTAATGCCTCAGTTACCGGTTCTTACAACCTGTTAACCAATACCGCAACGGCGACCTATATAGACAGTGGCATTACTTATATTGACGACAATATCAACGCCAATGGCAGCATCAATGTCAGTCAATATCAGAATATGCTCGGTGGAAAGCTTGTCGCCAGTTATATTCTTCATTTATGTAAACAGGGTGCACCGGACTGCGTAGCGCTTGGAAACTTTGTCGATCTCACCGGCACGTTTACGGTAAAACAGGATGCCGATCGTTATTTTGTTTCTGAAGGATCCGTTGTATCGCCAATGAATCTCGGCGCGATTCCCTACGATTCGTTGATCGCCCAACAGACACATGAAACCACATTCAGTGGTGCAAGTTACTATCAAATTGCAGTAGGCGCCAATGCGGACTATTCCATCGGCCTCAAAAACATATCGTCTGATGTCACACTGGAAGTCTACGCTGATAGTGGCTATACGATACTCTTGTGTTCGTCGAGCACAGGAATCAGCGAAGAAAATTGTGCCTATTCTCGTGGTGGAACATCAGGCAATCTGTATATCAAAGTCGTCTATTCCGGCGCAGGTGAAGGCAGTACTTTCGATATGAGTGTTGAGCGTGACTATCTCACTCACGATATCGACAATTCAGGCATACCAACTACCTATACTGAAACATATAACCATCCCTCGCTCGCAACGGTAAGTATGGACGTAGTTGTCGATGCATACTTTGATCACACGCTGGAACCGACCATGCGAACCACCGTGCGTATGCGAACAGACTATTCTGTGGGCGAATTCTTTACTGACTTGCAAATCAAATTCGCGGGTACGACTACAGGTGTTTTCACTGTATCGTCTGGTAGCGTGTGGGCGAGCAAATTGTTTGCAAGCCAGGAATATAATTCACAACACGCTAGTGCCAGCGGTTCGGTAAACATAACCCGTTATACCGGAAGTGCTGCCGGCAGCGATGGCATTATCGAAGGTTATTATAATCTTACCCTTTGCCTGGTCGGTTCAGACTGTTTAAGTCTAAACAAGAAAAATTTTTCCGGAGAATTCAAGATCACGCGCAACGCCGATCGTTTTTACATTTCCAATGGAAGCGGCGCCACTCCAGTTGTTCTACCATTTGGCACTTTCTATGATTCATCAAGCGACCCTACCAGCGACTGGATGGCGGCCGCAGGTGGCGCGAGTTACTACTCATTTTCAGGAACTCCAAATAGTGATTATCGTATCACTGCTTACAATATTAATACCGATGCGCGTCTGACTATCTATCTGGATTCTGGTTTTCTTTTTCCTGTAT harbors:
- a CDS encoding tetratricopeptide repeat protein: MNNRFHSRYAGEFVVLVLVSGKRITGMVLVAFFILFQAAFAETSTPETASKTDAEILKSAKQLVQQGESEQAYKLLIPLEEAYSGEPAYDYLLGVAALDSGNASYAVFALQRALVVNTKFVGAKIDLGRAYFKLGEFDNAEKEFQSVLAAKPSPKVTSFINDYITRIKQGNPARNKYTLQLYIDNSAGYSSNANSATELESFLGLDLLDINRKSPSLFSSTGAGMNYSYAILPAISMVGVMNVHRRAYEQTSFIDSTAIDGSLSLRGLYGKHLLNLTSGYFRSYIDRNYSGDNKNGMLSWMWMLTKQFNITSFYQFSMIRAAIPDSPTDTNTHTAVMSASLASELSFIPNINVSLVGSKAIAEVAASPYGRLMNGVQFSLSKSLKNAYSPVFALSGRAFINEYDGLFNGFVRSDVQKGISAQITLVPISSITTGITVGYSQNTSTVSLFSYSGFEATLNVRWAFDK
- a CDS encoding FecR domain-containing protein, with protein sequence MTNSVFAQQSDEAIGKFVFVIGNVSVEDSLGKTRKVKKGSELNAGDAVVTGNNGMAQIRMIDKAFVSVRKESRFVVDSYNFGVRAEERESKLKLVKGGFRTITGLIGKTNRNGYQLSTPVATLGIRGTDYAVNLSPKGDIFVGVLAGGVTVKNRAGSLDLNPNQYAHVETADKAPRSVLKPDSLLFDSESFKKEKEELEENENTDSADGDAKESNAGKESSTSESADDDTDTNENSDEQKATTSAQADGDESEDDTTSDSTKSTQQTGASDDVQDGDDDQTTVATNGTDTTSGSETDSSSVSSDTATTNDSTVSGEFGSDLSLSEGESLTLESSSGDLLVGSDMMTNTGETSPEATLLDESAALSDVVKDAGTDEALQDVLESNFKEVSVSNTGKRRMILSGTSLLNPNELAINNQVIPASSNSSGLLTGFYITREPSLGSPNVVETISINTAAQFDAGHDPETNLTWGRWAEGSVTQTLMNISETKDVNLGANSLHWISGIDNSEITSLPIEGSASYQLIGNTNPTDNHGNVGVLGSATLDVNFTTQTAKSTLNIGINNQSWSGSANGLNISNGQFSGSVYVRATDNASGSTVVGSGAILGGFVGPVDTNTKIPGGAAMSYQLNAAPAQVDTNVSGVAAFGVKK